A genomic stretch from Lathyrus oleraceus cultivar Zhongwan6 chromosome 2, CAAS_Psat_ZW6_1.0, whole genome shotgun sequence includes:
- the LOC127117626 gene encoding 65-kDa microtubule-associated protein 1, whose translation MAVTEAQNPLIGENTCGSLLKKLQEIWDEVGESDEERDKMLLQLEQECLDVYKRKVEHATKSRAQLLQSLSDAKLELSTLLSALGEKSFAGIPDNTSGTIKEQLAAIAPVLEQLWEQKEERIKDFSDVQSQIQRICGEITGSLNHNDVPAVDESDLSLKKFEEYQSELHELQKEKSDRLQKVFELVSTVHDLCAVLGMDFFSTVTEVHPSLNDSTGVQSKSISNDTLARLANTVLTLKEDKKQRLHKLQELASQLIDLWNLMDTPQEERKLFDHVTCNISASVDEVTIPGSLALDLIEQAEVEVERLDQLKASRMKEIAFKKQSELEEIFAHAHIEIDSDVAREKILALIDSGDIEPTELLADMDNQIAKAKEEALSRKDILDKVEKWMSACEEESWLEDYNRDENRYNASRGAHLNLKRAEKARILVNKIPALVETLVAKTRAWEETHDMSFTYDGVPLLAMLDEYAMLRHEREEEKRRMRDQKKFQELQIAEPEAPFGSKPSPARPVSAKKGGGPRVNGGANGTPSRRLSLNAHQNGSRSIAKDGKRDNTRPVAPVNYVAMSKEDAASHVSGTEPIPASP comes from the exons ATGGCGGTAACTGAAGCTCAAAACCCTCTAATTGGAGAAAACACCTGTGGTTCCTTGTTGAAGAAGCTGCAG GAAATATGGGACGAGGTTGGTGAAAGTGATGAAGAACGGGACAAGATGCTTCTTCAGTTAGAGCAGGAGTGCTTGGATGTTTACAAGAGAAAGGTTGAGCATGCTACAAAGTCGAGGGCACAGCTACTTCAATCCTTGTCTGATGCTAAGCTTGAGCTTTCTACTCTTCTATCAGCTCTTGGAGAAAAGAGCTTTGCTGGAATT CCCGATAATACTTCTGGAACTATCAAGGAACAGCTTGCAGCTATAGCACCAGTGCTTGAACAGTTATGGGAACAAAAGGAAGAAAGAATAAAGGATTTCTCAGATGTACAATCACAGATCCAAAGAATATGCGGAGAGATAACCGGGAGCCTGAACCATAATGATGTACCTGCAGTTGATGAGTCTGACCTGTCCTTGAAGAAGTTTGAGGAATATCAATCTGAGCTTCATGAACTTCAAAAGGAAAAG AGTGATAGATTGCAAAAGGTTTTTGAATTGGTGAGTACTGTGCATGATCTTTGTGCTGTCCTTGGTATGGACTTCTTCAGTACTGTAACTGAGGTTCATCCAAGCCTGAATGATTCGACTGGCGTTCAATCCAAAAGTATAAGCAATGACACTCTAGCTAGGCTCGCTAACACAGTCTTAACGCTGAAAGAAGATAAAAAGCAGAGGCTGCACAAG CTCCAAGAATTAGCTTCTCAGTTAATTGATCTTTGGAATCTAATGGATACTCCTCAAGAGGAAAGGAAACTGTTTGACCATGTTACCTGTAACATCTCAGCTTCCGTTGATGAAGTTACTATTCCTGGTTCCCTTGCCCTGGATCTGATTGAGCAG GCTGAAGTGGAAGTTGAGAGACTCGACCAGCTTAAAGCAAGCAGGATGAAGGAAATTGCTTTCAAGAAACAATCAGAACTCGAAGAGATATTTGCCCATGCTCATATAGAAATAGACTCAGATGTTGCAAGAGAGAAGATCTTGGCATTGATTGATTCTGGAGACATTGAACCAACTGAATTACTGGCTGACATGGACAATCAAATAGCAAAAGCGAAAGAAGAAGCTTTAAGCCGAAAAGATATATTGGACAAGGTTGAGAAATGGATGTCAGCATGTGAAGAAGAGAGCTGGCTTGAGGACTATAATCGG GACGAGAACAGGTATAATGCAAGCAGAGGTGCACACTTAAACCTCAAACGAGCAGAGAAAGCTCGGATATTGGTAAATAAAATTCCTG CTTTGGTTGAGACATTGGTTGCTAAAACACGTGCATGGGAAGAGACTCATGATATGTCATTCACATATGATGGTGTTCCCCTTCTAGCCATGTTAGATGAATATGCCATGCTTAGGCATGAACGGGAAGAAGAAAAACGAAGAATGAGG GACCAGAAGAAATTTCAGGAGCTGCAAATCGCAGAACCAGAAGCCCCATTTGGGTCAAAACCAAGTCCTGCTAGGCCAGTTAGCGCTAAGAAGGGAGGTGGCCCTCGTGTTAATGGAGGAGCCAACGGAACTCCTAGCCGACGGCTATCGCTTAATGCTCATCAAAATGGAAGCAGGTCCATAGCAAAAGATGGAAAAAGGGATAATACTAGACCTGTTGCTCCTGTGAATTATGTGGCTATGTCAAAAGAAGATGCTGCGTCCCATGTTTCTGGTACTGAACCCATCCCAGCATCACCCTAA